In Streptomyces sp. NBC_00306, a single genomic region encodes these proteins:
- a CDS encoding S1 family peptidase — protein MVKRCAAAGAVVLAAVSLQPSSASAAQPPVVGGTRAAQGEFPFMVRLSMGCGGALYTQQIVLTAAHCVSGSGNNTSITATAGVVDLQSASAIKVKSTKVLQAPGYNGTGKDWALIKLAKPINLPTLKIADTTAYNNGTFTVAGWGAAREGGAQQRYLLKAQVPFVSDASCKQSYPSLVAGEEICAGLPQGGVDTCQGDSGGPMFRKDNNNAWIQVGIVSWGEGCARPNYPGVYTEVSTFAAAIKSAAATL, from the coding sequence ATGGTCAAGAGATGCGCCGCCGCCGGCGCTGTCGTGCTGGCCGCTGTCAGCCTTCAGCCCTCCTCGGCCTCGGCCGCGCAGCCGCCCGTCGTCGGCGGTACCCGCGCCGCCCAGGGCGAATTCCCCTTCATGGTCCGGCTCTCCATGGGCTGTGGCGGCGCTCTGTACACCCAGCAGATCGTCCTCACGGCCGCGCACTGTGTCTCCGGCTCCGGCAACAACACCAGCATCACCGCCACCGCCGGCGTCGTGGATCTGCAGAGCGCCAGCGCCATCAAGGTCAAGTCCACCAAGGTCCTCCAGGCCCCCGGCTACAACGGCACGGGCAAGGACTGGGCGCTGATCAAGCTGGCCAAGCCGATCAATCTCCCCACACTGAAGATCGCCGACACGACGGCGTACAACAACGGCACCTTCACGGTCGCCGGCTGGGGTGCGGCCCGTGAGGGCGGCGCCCAGCAGCGCTACCTGCTCAAGGCGCAGGTGCCGTTCGTCTCGGACGCCTCCTGCAAGCAGTCCTACCCGAGCCTCGTCGCCGGTGAGGAGATCTGCGCCGGACTCCCGCAGGGCGGCGTCGACACCTGCCAGGGCGACTCCGGTGGCCCGATGTTCCGCAAGGACAACAACAACGCCTGGATCCAGGTCGGCATCGTGAGCTGGGGCGAGGGCTGCGCACGGCCCAACTACCCGGGTGTCTACACCGAGGTGTCCACCTTCGCTGCCGCCATCAAGTCCGCGGCCGCCACGCTGTAG